TGCAGCTACGGTACAGGAGGCCGAGGAGAGACTAAAGAAGTTCAAGTGCTTCGACTGGTGGTTCTGCTACGAGGACAAGGCAACAGCCGAGGAGAAGGAGCTAGCCAGGAAGTTCCTCAAGCGCGTTGCTAACTGCTAGTAAACACCTTCAATCCCATAATGAAGCTGGTTAAATCGCTATTTTTTAACCGCCACTACTTCCATACCGCACCCGCATGCTCTACGACTCCCACCCCACTAGGCTAAGCATGCACGCTCCGGGCTGGCTAGGTTTATACAGACCCTATCCCACTCCATCCACTTGGTGGCTTGTGTCTAGTAGTGGGGCTACAATCGTTAGGGTCGATGGTAAGGGTAGGGTCACGCTACCCCTCGAGGTTAGGAGGAGGCTTGGCCTACGAGAGTGGTCTAAGCTAAGGCTCTTCATCGACGAGGAGTCTAAGCGTATTATACTAGAGGTGGAGGCAGGGGTTGCAGAACGGTTTTACGGTGCCTTCCCCGCTAAGCAGTGGCCACGGGATGTTGATGAAGCTGTAGCGGAGGCTGTGGTTAAGGCATGGCTAGGAGATACGTAGATATTAACGTGTTCGTCTACTGGCTTGGCGGCCACCCAGAGTATGGAAGGCGTGCACTTGAGTAGATTAAGCGTATAGAGTCTGCGGCGCGTGGTGAGTACGTTACTGCCCGCATTACGGTCTACGAGACTATAGTGGTGCTCGCGGGGCTTACTGGCCGCAAACTCCGTGACAGAGAGTTTGTGGCGAGCATTATCGAGGCTTTTACCGGCCTTGAGGGACTGAGAATCATTGATACTACCCGCCAGGCCGCCAGGACCTAGTTAGCGCCGCAAGCCTCATGGAGAGGTATGGGCTGGATTTTGAGGACGCTGTACACCTAGCCGTTGCCATGCGTAATGGTGTCACTGAAATAGTTTCAAACGACTCAGACTTTGATTCTACTCCACTACGTCGCGTCTTCTAGGCTTCCTGCCTCTCGACAACCACTACCGTAACGTCGTTTACGTTTGTCCCTGTGTAGCCGCCGGTGTCCACGGTCCTGGCGAGCCTTGAGAAGAGGGTGTATGTATCATTGTTGTCAAGATATGCTTTGGGGTCTAGCTGCTTTTCCTCAAGCTCTCTGGGGAGCTGCTCGTCCACTATGGCTCCTGCAGCGGGGCTAGCCCCGTCAACGCCGTCGGTGCCTATGCATGCGGCCACGTATCTCTCGAGTATCCTAAGTTTTGAGGCTTCAAGTGCTAGGGAGAGGCATAGCTCCTGGTTTCGCCCACCAACACCTCGGCCGCGAACAGTCACCGTGGTTTCGCCGCCAGCAATAACAGCTACGAGCCTGGCTCTGCGGGGGTATGCAGGTAGCCCCCGGGCGGCGGCCTCGGCGAGTGATGCTAGGACTCTCCCAGCCTCCCTAGCCTCCCCCCGCAGCGTATCGGTTAGAACTACTGCTGCTACGCCGTGCGACTCCAGCAGGGCTGCCGCGGCGGTAAGCGCGTCAAGATTCCTAGCAACAATAATGTTTATCGCCTTAGAGGCTAGAGGATCGCCAGGCTTCAGGGTCTCCCTCGCGGCGCCAGCAGCCCCCGCCTCAAGGCGCCTCCTAGCCCTCACAGGGATACGATCCAGAAGCCCATACCTGGATAGTACCCGGAGGGCGTCCCGGAATGTTGATGGGTCCGGCACCGTAGGCCCCGAAGCCACAAGGGACGGGTCGTCGCCGGGCACATCACTCAGTATCAGTGATACGACCCTTTCAGCAGCTATGTAGCGGAGCAACTGGCCACCCTTAACCGCTGAGAGGTGCTTTCGCACAGTATTCAACTCATAGATATCGGCGCCAGCCGCCATCAACAACTTGGTAGCAACAGCTACATCCTCCAGCTCAACCCCCGCCGCGGGTACCTCAAACAAGGCGCTACCGCCGCCCGAAACGAGGAGGAATAGTAGGCTATCCCGCGGAAGCTCCCGGAGGAAGTCCAGCAGCCTACGGCTAGCCTCCAGCGTCCGAGAGCCGGGAATAGGGTGATCACCTTCCAAAACCTCGATGGGCCCGATACGCCCCCCACCACCGGGAGGCCCAATAACCATGCCAGCCTCGACGAAGTCGGCGCCGAGAACGTTGATGAGAGCCCTGGCCATAGACGGTGCAGCCTTACCAAAACCGGCCACGTAAACGGCTCCGGGGCAGAACCCGCCAGCACCCCTAACCTTCACACAGCCAGAATCGAACCGGGTAACCCATCTTGGAATAACACTGGAGGGGTGAACATGCTCCAAGGCAGCCTCAAGAGAGTCGAGGACAACACCGTGAAGCCAACTCCTCTCAAGCACGCCCCGGTTACGGATAAACCTTCCCAAAGACCGTTAACCCCGTAGAGGAGGGGATCCACGGCGGCAAAAAGGTAGTGGAGGTAAAAGCAGCGAATCGAAGATGGAGTATGCATAGCTCTCTCCTAGCATTCACCAGTTAGGCTCACAACCCCCTCCAGGGTAGACTGGAGCTGACACCTGTACTGCGAGGCATAGCTGCTATGAGGGCTCCACCCTCCTCCACGTAGGACTCTAAGGCCTCCCGTACTAGGCGGGATGCAGTCTCATCCAGCATTGCGAAAGGCTCGTCAACCAGCAGCAGTCTAGGCTTTCTAACGAGGGCACGGGCAAGCTCAACCCTCTTCCGCTCTCCACCACTAAGCCTGCCAGCCTTCTCAAACGCCCTACTCCCGATGCCGAGCTGCTCCAGGATACGCTGCGCCGCCCGCCGAGCCTCGCCAGCCTCGAGCCCCGCCAGTACACCAGCTAGAACCACGTTATCCAGCGCCGACAAGCTATCAATCAAAACAGGTTCCTGAAAAACAAACCCAATCCACCTACGCAGCCTCGCCCTCTCAGCCCTCGACAGCCTAGCAAGCTCGCGTCCGAAGACCGCTACGCTACCCCAGCTAGGCTCCTTAAACCCAGCAACGATCATGAGGAGGGTAGTCTTCCCGGAGCCATTAGGGCCGGTGATGAGTAGAGCCTCGCCAGCCCCAAGGCTAAAGCTCACGTCGCGGAAGACGCAGAGAGAGCCATA
This DNA window, taken from Hyperthermus butylicus DSM 5456, encodes the following:
- a CDS encoding AbrB/MazE/SpoVT family DNA-binding domain-containing protein — encoded protein: MSSSGATIVRVDGKGRVTLPLEVRRRLGLREWSKLRLFIDEESKRIILEVEAGVAERFYGAFPAKQWPRDVDEAVAEAVVKAWLGDT
- a CDS encoding glycerate kinase type-2 family protein produces the protein MGRFIRNRGVLERSWLHGVVLDSLEAALEHVHPSSVIPRWVTRFDSGCVKVRGAGGFCPGAVYVAGFGKAAPSMARALINVLGADFVEAGMVIGPPGGGGRIGPIEVLEGDHPIPGSRTLEASRRLLDFLRELPRDSLLFLLVSGGGSALFEVPAAGVELEDVAVATKLLMAAGADIYELNTVRKHLSAVKGGQLLRYIAAERVVSLILSDVPGDDPSLVASGPTVPDPSTFRDALRVLSRYGLLDRIPVRARRRLEAGAAGAARETLKPGDPLASKAINIIVARNLDALTAAAALLESHGVAAVVLTDTLRGEAREAGRVLASLAEAAARGLPAYPRRARLVAVIAGGETTVTVRGRGVGGRNQELCLSLALEASKLRILERYVAACIGTDGVDGASPAAGAIVDEQLPRELEEKQLDPKAYLDNNDTYTLFSRLARTVDTGGYTGTNVNDVTVVVVERQEA
- a CDS encoding ABC transporter ATP-binding protein — protein: MSNGFIVEAHGLGKAYGSLCVFRDVSFSLGAGEALLITGPNGSGKTTLLMIVAGFKEPSWGSVAVFGRELARLSRAERARLRRWIGFVFQEPVLIDSLSALDNVVLAGVLAGLEAGEARRAAQRILEQLGIGSRAFEKAGRLSGGERKRVELARALVRKPRLLLVDEPFAMLDETASRLVREALESYVEEGGALIAAMPRSTGVSSSLPWRGL
- a CDS encoding type II toxin-antitoxin system VapC family toxin, translated to MERYGLDFEDAVHLAVAMRNGVTEIVSNDSDFDSTPLRRVF